The segment gttagtttaattaaaatggtaaaattgaaATAATGAATATTATGGGTTCAAAATCTTGCAATTTTCATTATAtgttatcaaaatataaaaaagatATAATTACTTTCAACTTATGATTGATAAGATACAACAATTCAACAAAAGCTTTATATACTAACAAAAATAACACATCCAACAACAATTCGATATTGAAAATTTTGTGCATCTTTGTGCAGGTTACTCTGTTCAAATGTGGTGGAATTTCACTAGGGCTGAGTTGGGCTCATATCCTTGGAGATGCATTTTCAGTCTCTAATTTCATCAACAATTGGGGCCAACACATGGCTAAGGTCAATGTCAATAGTTCCCCAGCCCTGGCACCAAGATCCCTAACCAATACTGCAAAACCTGAGGCACCCAGTGAACCACTTTCTGCAAAGCAAGTGAACCATGTGGGAGACCTTTGGGTGCTTGCCAATAACTGCAAAATGGAAACTTTTTCTTTCAACTTgaccacaaaacatttatcaaacttGCAAGCCAAGATTGGTTCGGTTTCGGCTTTCGACTCAATTTGTGCCCTACTTTGGCGAGCGATAGCCAAAGTCAGGGAAGGATTTGAGCCACAAATTATTACCGTTTGTAGAAAAGATCCATGCCATGACGATAGCAATGTTCTTggtaacaatcaaattataagatCAATCAAGGCAAGCTTCTTGGTCGGTGAATCGGATTTGAACAAGTTAGCAACGTTGATCGCCAATGATCAAGATCAAGTGTGTGATGAAAGAAACAAGATTGAAGCCGCAGTGGAGAAAGATAATGGGTGTACAGATTATATCATGTATGGATCAAATTTAACATTTGTGAACTTAGAAAATGCAGGTTTATATGAATTGGAGTTGAATGGAGAAAAGCCAAAGTTGGCATATTATTCAATCCAAGGTGTGGGTGATGAAGGAGCAGTTTTGATTTTTCCGCTGCCGCACGGTTCCGCTGCTGAAAATGAAGGTGAACCAAGATATTTGGTAAACCTAACTTTGCCCGAGGGTCAAGTATTTAAG is part of the Gossypium arboreum isolate Shixiya-1 chromosome 5, ASM2569848v2, whole genome shotgun sequence genome and harbors:
- the LOC108453788 gene encoding protein ECERIFERUM 26-like; amino-acid sequence: MVPPQQDHDLVYNLRLSSVGPGCVTGSDVIHDLSGLDLTMKLHYLKAVYFFSSHAVEGLTVMNMKEAMFYLLNDYYITCGRIKRSESSGRPYIKCNDCGIRFVEGVCDETVDEWLETDDDSKRNLLVYHRAIGPELPFSPLVYLQVTLFKCGGISLGLSWAHILGDAFSVSNFINNWGQHMAKVNVNSSPALAPRSLTNTAKPEAPSEPLSAKQVNHVGDLWVLANNCKMETFSFNLTTKHLSNLQAKIGSVSAFDSICALLWRAIAKVREGFEPQIITVCRKDPCHDDSNVLGNNQIIRSIKASFLVGESDLNKLATLIANDQDQVCDERNKIEAAVEKDNGCTDYIMYGSNLTFVNLENAGLYELELNGEKPKLAYYSIQGVGDEGAVLIFPLPHGSAAENEGEPRYLVNLTLPEGQVFKLKAELKRAALL